A segment of the Chryseobacterium scophthalmum genome:
ACTATTAAACAACAATGGAAAATATCAAGGACAAATGATGCAGATCTTCCTACTCAAGAAACGCATTATTTGTTCAACCACCTCAATTCTACTGAAAAGCAAGAAGACGGTTTGATTGAAACATTAGGTGGCTTGTTACCCGAAGCTCAGGGTGGAGATTACGAGGAACGGGATTTTGCCAACAGGGTGAGGAAGAAAAGGAAGCGTTATTAGTATAAAAATTATTCCGACAATTTAAATTCCTTGAATCTGGCGCATACCATTTATTTCTTGAAAAGATTGTCTATCTGTATCTTGAAAATTTTCCCGATCGGCACAGTATAATTGTTTATAAAAATCCGATTGCCTTCTATACGATTAATGTGCTTTTGCACCACCATAAACGATCGATGTACCTGAACAAGATGCAGAGTGGGTATTAGTTCTGTAATAGTAGATAATTTGCCTCGTATGGTGATGGTTTCCTCCTTCAGCACAATTTTAATATAGTTGCCCGAAGACTCTACAAACATAATATCATCGATCACGATTTGTATGTATTGATTGTCAGTGCGGAGAAAAAATCTTTCTTGATCTCCTTTGCTAGTGGTATTTTGCGTAATACATGGTGTCTTCAGAGCGTCGGTACGCGTCTTATTGATGGCTTTTAAAAAACGTTCAAATGAAAAGGGTTTGAGCAGATAATCAACAATGTTTAATTCATAACCTTCTAATGCATGCTCTTTATAGGCTGTAGTAACAATTACCTTTGGTGAATGAGATAATGTTTTTAAAAATTCAAACCCTTTAAGTTTAGGCATATTCAGATCCAGAAAAATTAAATCTACTGTGTTATTATTTAGGTATTCAATGGCTTCAATGGCATCGTAGCAGTCTTGCATCAATTGCATATTGGGCAACACCGAGCAATATTTTTTGATAATGTCATGCGCCACCGATTCATCATCCACTATAATGTATTTAGTAATCATAAAGTAAGTCTTAATCTAATCTTATAAATATCTGCTCGGTTAGTAGATATTTCTAATTCATGCTTATTCAAATAAACCAATTCTAATCTTTTTTTCAAATTATTCAGTCCAATACCATCAGTTCCATCTTGCTCCTCGGCATCAAAATTATTTTCAATTTCAAAATCAACATATGTTAAGGTAGCCTTTAAGCGAATGTGAACAAAAGCATCTTTCCTAAGTTTTTCTACCCCGTGCTTAAACGCATTTTCAACCATAATAATAAATAGCAACGGCATGATTTTAACACGTCGGTCTTCTGCATCTATATCAAAGCGAATAGTAATCTCCTTATGATATCGCATTTTATGCAAATCCATGTAATTTTCAAGATATGTGATCTCATCCGCCAGGGTAACCCAATCATTTTGTCCCTCATAAATACTGTAACGCATCATGTCAGATAATTTGAGAATCAACCGCTGTGCTTTTGCGGGGTCTAGTTCTACCAGTCCATATAAGTTGTTTAAGGTATTGAAAAAAAAGTGCGGATTGACCTGACTTTTCAAGTGCATTAATTCTGCTTGGGTTTTGTCTTTTTTGAGGCGAAGTATCAATTTGATCTGAATAATTAACCAGCGGATCATCCATACTGCCATCGAAATAAAAAACAGGAGACTGAAAATTTCAAATCCATCTTCACCTCCAAAAACATCATTAAGAACCATAATCAAAATGGTGGTCAAAATGAAAAAGTATGGCATCATTCTTTTAAGAAATTGCCTTTTGAAGAGTTTTTGAAAGAAAGTCATCTCACAAAATTATACAAAATCAAAGTTGCCTCCAAAAGTTGTTACAGATGTATCCGTGGGTGTGATGAACATACTGTTTATAGTGTTCAAGTGCTTTCTGCTCTTTCAACCAACAATTCATACCTATTTTCTATATCTCTGTCCCAATTCTTTTTTTATCCATTTCATTCATCCTAATATTGGCTGAAAATTATATCAATCATGGACGAACTAATTATTACTGATCTCTCTAAAACCTACCAAAACGGCGTTAAAGCACTCCAAAACATAAACTTACAAATACCAATAGGCATGTTTGGTCTACTTGGCCCAAATGGCGCTGGAAAATCTACACTAATGAGAACCATAGCAACTTTACAGGAAGCCGACTGTGGAAGTATTCAATTGGGAAGTCTCAATACTTTAGCACAGCCGAATGAATTGCGAAAAGTATTGGGTTATCTGCCACAGCAATTTGGTGTTTACCCGGCCTTATCTCCCGAAATGTTACTGAACCATTTGGCCGTGTTAAAAGGAATTATCAACAAAAATGAGCGTAAAGAAATTATATATGCCTTGCTCAATAAGGTAAACCTGTACGATGTGCGCAAACAAAAACTAGGGGAATTTTCCGGAGGAATGAAGCAACGTTTTGGTATCGCGCAAGCATTGTTAAACAACCCTAAATTGCTGATTGTAGATGAGCCAACTGCAGGATTAGATCCTGTAGAACGCAATCGGTTTTATAACCTGTTAAGTGAGGTGGGCGAAAACACCATTGTAATTCTTTCTACACATATTGTAGATGATGTGAAAGAATTATGCCCTCGGATGGCCATTATTAACAAAGGCAAAGTTGTTATTCAAGGAAACCCCTTACAAATTATGGGAAGCCTTGAAGGACGATTGTATGAAAAAAAGATACCTAAAAACGAACTGGAACAGTATAAAAACGAATATCAGGTCATTAGTGATCGCCTGTATCTAGGAAACCGGATTGTTCATGTGATCAGCGACAAGCATCCTGGTAATGCCTTCAAGCCTATTGAAGCCAACTTGGAAGATGTTTACATGTCTCAAATTTTTAATGCCTAATCTCAACATATCATGCTATACGAATTTTTCATATTCGAAATTAAATACCGATTGAAGCGACCTGAAACGTATTTTTTCTTTTTGCTTCTATTTTTGTTCTCAACAGTAGGCGTTAAATTTGTTTTTGAGGGAATAGATTTAGGACTGGTGAAGAAGAATTCTCCATTGGTGATTGCTAAATCTATGGGCGCAATCACGGGATTATCTATGATTATTGCATCAATGATAATGGGTGTTCCTATACTGCGTGATTTTCAGTATGATGTTACTTCACTAATCTATATTAATTCAATCTCAAAAAAAGATTACCTATTGGGCCGCTATTTAGGCTCCCTTGTGGTACTGATCTTTATTTTTAGTGCATTGCTTTGGGGTATGATGCTGGGCGAATTTATGCCTTGGAATGATCCAAAGGAATTTATGCCTTTTCAATTTATGAATTACCTGCAACCCTTTTCGTGGGTTGTTTTACCCACTCTTTTTTTTGGTTCTGCTGTATTTTTTGCAACGGGCGCACTCACTAAAAACTTGATGGTGGTGTACACGCAGGGAGTGGTCATTTTTGTGTTGTTTATGCTTACCAAAGGTATTACTAACGAGAACCTGCAGGCTGTATTCGATCCCTTTTCTCTTACTACTTTAACCAAGGCCACCAAAGGCTGGTCGGTAGCCGACAGAAATACCCTATTTATTCCGGTATCTGGCATTATGTTGCTTAACAAAATCTTCTGGATAGCTGTAGGCCTTTCAGTATTGGCTATTGCCTACATCAAGTTTAAATTAGTGGTGGTAAATGAAAAAGCTTTCCATAAAAAGCATCGGCAAAAAGTTAAACCCTTAGCAGTTGCTTTTACTAAAACCATACCCAAAGTTACGCCTGTTTACCATATTAGGGCTCAGTTTGCACAGTTGTTACTCAATGCCTGGTTTCATAGCGTATCCATTCTTAAACTCATTTCATTTTGGGCCATTATTCTGTGTTGCTTTGTGATTATTCTTATCAATTCTTTAAGCCTGGGCACTTCTTATGGCGTGGATAGTTATCCAACTACCTATTTCATAATCGAAGAATTGCGGGAGATGTCTATCTACTTCTTCATGATTATCTTAGTCTTTTATTCGGGTGAAATCATGTGGAAGGAAAAGGACGTAAAGCTTGACCTTATTCATGATGCCACGCCACTCTCTAGTCTTGTGAATGTAGGCAGCAGATTTCTGGGATTACTGCTCATCTATGCCATTGTAATGCTTTCACTTATTGTTGCTGGTATGTTGTTTCAAACCTTAAACGGCTATTACCGCTACGAATTGGATGTCTATTTCTTCGGCTTCTTCTTGGAGTTACTTCCATTTTTAGCCTTGTACACCTTTGCGGCCATGTTCTTTCAAGCACTTACCGGCAACAAATTTATGGGCATGCTGGCTACCATTGCGTTTGCCATTATCAATGTAGCCATTGGCATATTTGGTTGGGAACATGCTTTACTCAACTTTGGTGGACAGGCGTTGGCCACCTATTCGGATATGAATGGTTATGGACACTTTTTGACTGCCTATCTCTTGGTGAAAACCTATTGGGTACTCTTTGGTATGCTGCTTTTAATATCTGCTAGTATTTTAATGGTAAAGGGAAATGAAACCGGTTTAATTAAACGATGGACAAGTGGACTAAAGCAAATGGGAAAAGCCTTGAGGACTTTCAGTTTAGTTTGCCTAATGCTTTTTATCGGTGTTGGAAGTTATATTTTTTACAATACCAATGTATTAAATGAGTTTTGGACTAAAAGCGAACAAGTTGATTTTAGGGCCGGATACGAAAAGACATTAAAACAGTTTGAATACAAACCACAGCCAAAAATCACCGACATAAAGCTAAAAGTTGATTTGTTCCCATCTCAAAGAGCCTATCAAATATCAGGTTGCTATGTGGTTAAGAATACATCGCAAGTGCCCATTCGTGAAATTCATGTGCAAAAACTGCTTGAATCGAATGTAGCATTAACCGATGTAAGCTTTGATCGCAAAGTGACAATAAATAACAGGCACAAAAAATATCATTATACCATTTACCTATTGAGCCAAGCTTTAGCTCCTGGTGATACCATGAAAATGAATTTTAAACAAACCTTACAATCCAAGGGTTTTGAAACAGATAATTCTGCTATTGATGTAGTTGATAACGGTACTTTTTTTGACAATGCTGTGTTACCGAGTTTTGGTTATCAGAAAAAATATGAACTGCAGGATGAGGATGATCGAAAAGATTTTGGATTGCCACCGCGATTAGCAAAAGCCAAGCGAGATGATGTTAGAGAATTGATGAATGCACGTAGCGGAAGTGATTCAGACGGTACCACTTTAGATATTGTAATTGGTACAGAAGCACCACAGACAGCGCTTACTTCTGACAATTTAGTGGCTCACTGGAACAAAGATGGTCGCCATTATTTTCACTATAAAACCAATCAAAAGGTCATCAACTTTTATCCCATTGTATCAGGAAACTATGAGGTAATGAGAGACACTTGTATCCCATCCGGTAATACTTCAAAGAAGCCTGTCGATTTAGAGATCTATTACCACAAAGGACATGAGTACAACCTCAATCGTATGATGGAATCTATGAAAATGTCGTTAAATTATTACAGTAAACATTTCAGTCCTTATCAATACAAACAACTGCGTATTGTGGAGTTTCCAAGGTATCGAACATTTGCGCAATCTCTGCCAGGCATCATTCCATTTTCGGAGGCAATCGGTTTTGTGATGGATATTGATGATAAAAAGGATGTAGATATGGTACATTATGTTACTGCGCATGAAGTGGCGCACCAATGGTGGGGTTTACAACTGGAAGCGGCAAACGTACAGGGACAAAATATGATTTTAGAAACACTGGCGCAGTATTCGGCCATAATGGTGCTTAAAGAAAAATACCCGGATGAAAAAGTTAAACAATTTTTGAAGTTCCAACTGGATGAATATGAAGAAGCTAAACTAAAGTCCAGCAAGAAGGAAAGCCCTTTAGCGTTGGTTGAAAATGAAGAACACATCTATTACAACAAAGGAGCACTTGCGATGTACAAATTACAGCAACAAATTGGAGAAGAAAATGTAAACCTAGCATTACAGCATTTTATTAATGATTGGCATTCTTTTAACAATCCGAAAAAGCAAGACCGCTATGCAACTACTGTGGAATTAATTCAGTATTTTCGAGAAGTAACGCCGGCTTCTAAACAATATGTGATAACTGAATTGTTTGAACAAGTAAATAGCATGAAGTGGCACAGGTCAAAATAATTATCCAAAAATTGGAAAGATTTAAACAGATCATGTAGTTTTGTACTTCCCATTTGAATAAGCGCTTAGGCCGAAATACGAACTGAAAAATATAATAAGAAAATAGTATGCAAGACAATGATTTAACCATATGTTCTTATAGTCAACAATATCGACAAGAAATTTTGGATGTTTGGGAGCGCGCTGTTCTTGCTACACACGACTTTTTGACCCCAACAGATTTTGATGAAATAAAGGAGTTGGTAGCTAACATCAATTTCAATGATTTTCAAGTCTTTTGCCTGACAAACCAAAACTCGGTATTAGGTTTTATTGGCGTTGCCGACAAGAAAGTTGAAATGCTTTTTATAGATCCCAAATATTTTGGACAGGGGATTGGAAAGCAATTGTTAACTTTTGCAGTTGAAAAGTTAAATGCAGATAAAGTTGATGTGAACGAGCAGAACACAAAAGCACTAAAATTCTATCAAAAATTCGGTTTTGAAACATTTGAGCGAACTGGAAAAGATGACCAAGGCAGAGACTATCCAATATTAAGAATGAAATTAGTTACCGTATCATCCGGAGTATGCGACGGTAACTAAATCATTAGCTAGCTTTTTTTATTTAATGATTTTTTAATTTCTGCACCATTTCTTTTGAGGAGGACAAATTTGGATCCAGTTCTAATGCTTTTTGGTACGATTTCAGCGCATTTTCTTTATCGCCATTTATAAAATAAGCTTCGCCCAAACTATCCCAAACATTAGCATTATTGGGAGACATTTTCACGTTTTCCTGAAATACTATGATGGCATCGTCAACAGATTTTTCTTTCAAAAAGGCATAACCAACTTTATTTAAAAGAGCATTCTTATTACTCTTAACAGTTTTTTGGATAGCATCTAGGTAAGCATATACAAAGGCTTCTTTTTCATTTGTTTTAATATCTGGTTGCACACCTTTTCCTTCCCAGTTTGTTTTTGTAATCGGATGAATAGACTTGATATACGGAACCGAAATAGTAAACTCGTCGTTTAGATTAATTCGTTTGGTTCGGTTGGCACCTCCAGCTGTAATTTCGCCCACTACAACAGCTTTATCTAAATGTTTTAAAGTGTAAGCAAAGGCCTCAGCCGCAGAAAATGTTTGCTTGCTCGTTAAAATGTAAATAGGTTTGTTCGCACTTCGTTTTCCGGCCAAGCTTGTCAACGAATATAGTTGCGTTTTTGTGTCTGTTTTTCTTTCATAAAAATCACTTAATAAAACTGGTGTTTCATCAAAGAAATAACTTGATAACAATTGCATCATACTTGGAACACCTCCCCCATTTGTGCGCAAATCAATTATAATTGCATTGGTGTTGCTTAAAAAGTTCATCGTGGCTGTTGCGGTTTCTTCAGCATATTTTGTATCTGCAAACGTGCGTAAATTTAAATAGCCAATATTTCCGTCCAGTATTTTTGCTTCCGTAAATCCATAATTAATTTCTGCCATTTGCATCGCCATTTTTTTCTCTGCTTCTAATTTCTTTTCTTCCGAAACAACAAGCTTTTCTTGAGCAATGCGTTCCGGTTCAAATCGAACTTTAAGGTGTAAGTCTTTACTCACACTTTGTAAATCTTCGGTTATTATTTTAGAAAATTCAGTTGGACTGGTGATTTTATCATACGTATTAGATTTCAAATTCTTATCCAGCTCAGTTATCATTTTTCTGGATAGATCTAAATCGATATAGGATTCTGCAAGATGCGTTTTTATTGAAGTTATAATCTCACTTTTTTCTTTTGTTTGCAATGAGTTTTTCTCTTGTGCTACTACATTTTGTAGGGTTGCCAAGAGCATTAATAGCGTCATTTTAAAATAGCCTTTCATAATATTTAATGTTTAAATTTTGAGCAAACATATAGGTAAACGAAAACGCTGTAAAGTATTTATCATAAACATGTTCTCAATCATCACAGACAATTGACTGGTATGCACAAATTAAGTTGATGCAGAAAGAAATATTGTATGTGCTACTTTTGAATAAGTTGGTGCATATTGCAGTTGAAAAAGGTCAATTATCGCTAATTTTGACTTATGATTGCATTTCTCAAAAAATACAAAGCCTTCTTATATGGATTGCTAATTCATCGGGTATTAGTCATTATCTTATTGCATTTTGATTTTATTTATATAGACAATTCAGACGTATTGGCAAACACATTGAGCTTTCTTTTTAGTTGGCTACTGATTTCATTGCCAATTCATTATTTTTCATTTTTAAAACAGCATAAAACCATTAGTTTAAAGTTAATTGTACTGATTTTTATTTTTTTAGCTATAATTATAAATGATGTAAATTCCAAAATAGCTGATAATCCAATAACTTTTGCGGGCTTAATAATCATTGGGCTCTATTTTTTTTCCA
Coding sequences within it:
- a CDS encoding LytR/AlgR family response regulator transcription factor encodes the protein MITKYIIVDDESVAHDIIKKYCSVLPNMQLMQDCYDAIEAIEYLNNNTVDLIFLDLNMPKLKGFEFLKTLSHSPKVIVTTAYKEHALEGYELNIVDYLLKPFSFERFLKAINKTRTDALKTPCITQNTTSKGDQERFFLRTDNQYIQIVIDDIMFVESSGNYIKIVLKEETITIRGKLSTITELIPTLHLVQVHRSFMVVQKHINRIEGNRIFINNYTVPIGKIFKIQIDNLFKK
- a CDS encoding sensor histidine kinase, which gives rise to MMPYFFILTTILIMVLNDVFGGEDGFEIFSLLFFISMAVWMIRWLIIQIKLILRLKKDKTQAELMHLKSQVNPHFFFNTLNNLYGLVELDPAKAQRLILKLSDMMRYSIYEGQNDWVTLADEITYLENYMDLHKMRYHKEITIRFDIDAEDRRVKIMPLLFIIMVENAFKHGVEKLRKDAFVHIRLKATLTYVDFEIENNFDAEEQDGTDGIGLNNLKKRLELVYLNKHELEISTNRADIYKIRLRLTL
- a CDS encoding ABC transporter ATP-binding protein — translated: MDELIITDLSKTYQNGVKALQNINLQIPIGMFGLLGPNGAGKSTLMRTIATLQEADCGSIQLGSLNTLAQPNELRKVLGYLPQQFGVYPALSPEMLLNHLAVLKGIINKNERKEIIYALLNKVNLYDVRKQKLGEFSGGMKQRFGIAQALLNNPKLLIVDEPTAGLDPVERNRFYNLLSEVGENTIVILSTHIVDDVKELCPRMAIINKGKVVIQGNPLQIMGSLEGRLYEKKIPKNELEQYKNEYQVISDRLYLGNRIVHVISDKHPGNAFKPIEANLEDVYMSQIFNA
- a CDS encoding ABC transporter permease/M1 family aminopeptidase → MLYEFFIFEIKYRLKRPETYFFFLLLFLFSTVGVKFVFEGIDLGLVKKNSPLVIAKSMGAITGLSMIIASMIMGVPILRDFQYDVTSLIYINSISKKDYLLGRYLGSLVVLIFIFSALLWGMMLGEFMPWNDPKEFMPFQFMNYLQPFSWVVLPTLFFGSAVFFATGALTKNLMVVYTQGVVIFVLFMLTKGITNENLQAVFDPFSLTTLTKATKGWSVADRNTLFIPVSGIMLLNKIFWIAVGLSVLAIAYIKFKLVVVNEKAFHKKHRQKVKPLAVAFTKTIPKVTPVYHIRAQFAQLLLNAWFHSVSILKLISFWAIILCCFVIILINSLSLGTSYGVDSYPTTYFIIEELREMSIYFFMIILVFYSGEIMWKEKDVKLDLIHDATPLSSLVNVGSRFLGLLLIYAIVMLSLIVAGMLFQTLNGYYRYELDVYFFGFFLELLPFLALYTFAAMFFQALTGNKFMGMLATIAFAIINVAIGIFGWEHALLNFGGQALATYSDMNGYGHFLTAYLLVKTYWVLFGMLLLISASILMVKGNETGLIKRWTSGLKQMGKALRTFSLVCLMLFIGVGSYIFYNTNVLNEFWTKSEQVDFRAGYEKTLKQFEYKPQPKITDIKLKVDLFPSQRAYQISGCYVVKNTSQVPIREIHVQKLLESNVALTDVSFDRKVTINNRHKKYHYTIYLLSQALAPGDTMKMNFKQTLQSKGFETDNSAIDVVDNGTFFDNAVLPSFGYQKKYELQDEDDRKDFGLPPRLAKAKRDDVRELMNARSGSDSDGTTLDIVIGTEAPQTALTSDNLVAHWNKDGRHYFHYKTNQKVINFYPIVSGNYEVMRDTCIPSGNTSKKPVDLEIYYHKGHEYNLNRMMESMKMSLNYYSKHFSPYQYKQLRIVEFPRYRTFAQSLPGIIPFSEAIGFVMDIDDKKDVDMVHYVTAHEVAHQWWGLQLEAANVQGQNMILETLAQYSAIMVLKEKYPDEKVKQFLKFQLDEYEEAKLKSSKKESPLALVENEEHIYYNKGALAMYKLQQQIGEENVNLALQHFINDWHSFNNPKKQDRYATTVELIQYFREVTPASKQYVITELFEQVNSMKWHRSK
- a CDS encoding GNAT family N-acetyltransferase, coding for MQDNDLTICSYSQQYRQEILDVWERAVLATHDFLTPTDFDEIKELVANINFNDFQVFCLTNQNSVLGFIGVADKKVEMLFIDPKYFGQGIGKQLLTFAVEKLNADKVDVNEQNTKALKFYQKFGFETFERTGKDDQGRDYPILRMKLVTVSSGVCDGN
- a CDS encoding S41 family peptidase, coding for MKGYFKMTLLMLLATLQNVVAQEKNSLQTKEKSEIITSIKTHLAESYIDLDLSRKMITELDKNLKSNTYDKITSPTEFSKIITEDLQSVSKDLHLKVRFEPERIAQEKLVVSEEKKLEAEKKMAMQMAEINYGFTEAKILDGNIGYLNLRTFADTKYAEETATATMNFLSNTNAIIIDLRTNGGGVPSMMQLLSSYFFDETPVLLSDFYERKTDTKTQLYSLTSLAGKRSANKPIYILTSKQTFSAAEAFAYTLKHLDKAVVVGEITAGGANRTKRINLNDEFTISVPYIKSIHPITKTNWEGKGVQPDIKTNEKEAFVYAYLDAIQKTVKSNKNALLNKVGYAFLKEKSVDDAIIVFQENVKMSPNNANVWDSLGEAYFINGDKENALKSYQKALELDPNLSSSKEMVQKLKNH